A stretch of DNA from Spirochaetota bacterium:
CATCGGCGTGGGTTCCATGGGATACTTCCTCTATTCCGTGGCATTGCTTATCAAAGGGTTTGCCTGAACAATATGTGGAAAAAAGAAAAATTTCTCGCGGAGCCGCCGAGTCGCAGAGTTCAAATGATTCGCCCATGGTATTCAATAACGGCATAGACCGGGGTAATGGATTTCATTGTATTGATTCTTTATTATTCTCTGCGCCTCTGTGTCTCTGCGAGAACCCCCGATCCGGTGTTATGGAAAATCCTGAATACAAATCTGGAAAAAATACTTGCATTTAAACATAACACTGTTATGTTTGGATTGATTTTATGATATTAACCGGCGAGGTGCACCATGGCAGATGATGTATACTACAGGCTCAGGGATATTCTTGACAAGATGCCCAACGGCTACCCATCCACTGATGACGGTCTTGAGATAAAAATCCTTAAAAAGATATTCACCGAGGAGGAAGCGGAGGTCGCCACGAAGATGCGGATGAAATTCGAGACCGCGGAGGCCATGGCGGCGCGGACCGGCCTCGACGTAGAATACCTGAAAAAAATGCTCCCCCAAATGGCCAATAACGGCCAGATCTTCGGCGTCACCATCGGGGGCGCGAAGATATACAAGCTGGCGCCCTTCGTGTTCGGGGTCTATGAATGGCAGGTATACCGCCTCGACCGGGAGCTGGTCGACTTGTGCGAGGAGTATTTCGAGCGCGGGTTCGGCGAATATTTCTGGAGCAAGACCCCGGCCCTGACGAAAGTAGTCCCCGTGGAACAGGAGATACCCGCCGGCTCCGTCGTGGAGCCGTACGAATCCATTACCGGATTGATCGAAAAGGCGAAATCATGGGCCGTGGGCGACTGCATTTGTAAAAAGGAAAAGATGATCCTCGGAGAAAAGTGCGACAATCCGATGGAAGTGTGCATGGCGCTCTCCCCGATAGAGAACATGTTCGAGGGCTACTTCTGGGGAAGGCCCATCACCAAGGAGGAGGCCTATGCGGTTCTGAAAAAAGCCGAGGATTCCGGCCTTGTTCACATGATCTCCAACACGAAGGAAGGGCACATCTTTATCTGCAACTGCTGCGGCTGCTGCTGCGGCATCCTCCGGGGCGTCAATCAACTCGGCCTGGATTCCGCCATGGCGCGCTCCAATTACCGGGCCGTGGTGGACGAGAACCTCTGCACCGCCTGCGGCGCCTGCCGTGACCGGTGCCAGGTAAAAGGGGTCATCGAAATCGGCGGCACCGCCATGATCAGCGACCGCTGCATAGGGTGCGGCCTCTGCGTGTCATCGTGCCCCCTCGAAGCGATAAAAATGACAAGAAAAGAGGACGCCGATATCGAATATGTGCCGATAGATGAAAAAGAGTGGAACAAAAAGCGGGCCGAGGGCCGCGGCAGGGACGACTACAAGGAACTGCTGAAATAACATGGTGCATTGCCCGGCAGCCCCCCATCTCTATCCATCTCCCCCCTGAATCCCCCGGAGGGGAACTTGTATTGTTAATATTGATCAGTGAAGCCCCCGCCAGGGGTTTTTAGGGGGGACAGATTACGGCAAGGATATGCCATATGCGTTTAAAGAAACTGAAAAGAGCTCTCCAGGACCGGGGGGCGCTCCCCTACCTTGTCACTGACCTGGTGAACGTGCGCTACCTCACCGGTTTTTCCGGATCCTACGCGAGCCTGGTCATCGGCAGTGAACGGTCCTATTTCATATCCGATTCGCGGTACGAGGAGTACGCCCGCTCCATCATGCCGAAGGGCGTGGAATTCGTCCTCCAGAAAATAGACTTTCTTGAAACGCTGAAATCGGTCCTGAAGACCATCGGCGCGAGGGAGCTGTTCCTCGAAGAGCACTCAACCCCCTTTTCCGTGTACCGTAACATGAAGAGGAACCTGAAAGGCGTGAAGCTCATGCCGGGCGGCGACGAGGTGAACACAGTCCGCATGGTGAAGGACGAGGACGAGCTCGCCATTCTCAGGGAGGCCGCGAAGATCACCGACGCCTGCGTCGAGCATCTCAAGAAGATCATCAGGCCTGGGGACGGGGAGTGGGACATCGCCGTGGAGATCGAGCATTTCTACCGGAAGCACGGCTGCCGAAAGACTTCCTTCGACTGCATCATCGCCTCCGGCCCGGGCTCGTCGATGCCGCACTACGCCACCTCCATGACCAAGAAGGTGCGGGCCGGGGAGGTCATCCTCATCGACATGGGGTGCGAGTTCCGGGGCTATAATTCAGACTTGACAAGAACCATGTTCATTTCTAATGTTGACCCCGCCCTTGAGCGCATATACCGCATTGTCCAGCAGGCCCAGGAGGCGGCCGTTGACGCGGTGCGGCCCGGGATCACCACCGGGAAGCTTGACGCGGCGGCGCGGGACATCATTGCGGAAGCCGGCTACGGCGACCGTTTCGGCCATTCCCTCGGTCACGGGATCGGCATGGAGGTCCATGAGCTGCCGGCCATCAAGCTGGGAGACCTGAAGCTGAAAAGGAACATGGCCATCACGATCGAGCCCGGCATATATGTGCCCGGCGTCGGCGGCGTCCGCATAGAGGACATGGTCGTGGTCACCGCGAAGGGGCGCGAGGTTCTGACCAAATCATCGAAAGACATCATTGTTATAGGATAGTTGAATATGATCTCTGTAAACGATCTCAGACGCGGACACGTCATAATTATCGACAAGGAATTATTTTCCGTCATCGAGCAGCAGCACCACAAGCCCGGCAAGGGCGGCGCCATCGTCAGGGTCAAGATGCGCAACGTCAGGAAGGGTAACGTCATAGACCGGACCTGGAACGCCGGCGTCATGATAGAGGACGTGCGCCTCGAAAAGCGGCCCATGCAGTATCTCTACCGCGAGGGGGACTCGGTGGTGTTCATGGACACCGAGACCTTCGACCAGGAGCATGTTCCGGCCGACGCCATCGGGGACGCCCTGCAGTTCATGAAGGAAGAGGATGTTGTCCAGATAGCCTTTTACGAAGGCGAGGCGCTCACCATCGAGCCTCCCGCGTCGGTGGTGCTCAAGGTCACCTATGCGGAGCCGGGCCTGCGCGGCGACACGGCGACCAACGTGCGCAAGCCCGTCAAGGTCGAGACCGGCGCGGAGGTCAAGGTCCCGCTCTTCGTCAACGAGGGCGATTACATCAAGATCAACACCGAGACCGGGGAATATATCGAGCGGGTTAAGATGTAGGCATGGATTTCTTCGAACAGATCGCCGACTGGATAAAGAAGAACCCCGGGAAAACCATCGGCGCCGCCTTCGGCTTTGTCATCGGGATTCTCCTGCTCACCATCGGGTGGTGGAAGACCCTCATCGTTCTCCTCCTGGCCTTCATCGGCTTCATCATCGGCAAGTCCCGCGATGAAAATATCCCTGTCGTGGACATGATTACCTCCTTTTTTCGGCGAAATCGTGATTGACGGAGCGACCGCGGTGGTTTCATAATCAATCCGTGGACTCGGCACAGGTACATTACCGCCTCATAAGGGACGCCTACGGCTCCCTTGACAGGAAGAAATACCAGGAAGCCATACTGGTGCTGGAGAAGGTGCTCGCGTCGGGCGCCGGGGACATCTACGTTCTGCTCCTTCTTTCCGTGGCCTACCTGCACACCGACCAGTTCGGGAAGCTCGCCCGCTTCGTCGTCAAGATGCGGGAGATGAACAGGTCCTACAT
This window harbors:
- a CDS encoding 4Fe-4S binding protein; protein product: MADDVYYRLRDILDKMPNGYPSTDDGLEIKILKKIFTEEEAEVATKMRMKFETAEAMAARTGLDVEYLKKMLPQMANNGQIFGVTIGGAKIYKLAPFVFGVYEWQVYRLDRELVDLCEEYFERGFGEYFWSKTPALTKVVPVEQEIPAGSVVEPYESITGLIEKAKSWAVGDCICKKEKMILGEKCDNPMEVCMALSPIENMFEGYFWGRPITKEEAYAVLKKAEDSGLVHMISNTKEGHIFICNCCGCCCGILRGVNQLGLDSAMARSNYRAVVDENLCTACGACRDRCQVKGVIEIGGTAMISDRCIGCGLCVSSCPLEAIKMTRKEDADIEYVPIDEKEWNKKRAEGRGRDDYKELLK
- the efp gene encoding elongation factor P, which produces MISVNDLRRGHVIIIDKELFSVIEQQHHKPGKGGAIVRVKMRNVRKGNVIDRTWNAGVMIEDVRLEKRPMQYLYREGDSVVFMDTETFDQEHVPADAIGDALQFMKEEDVVQIAFYEGEALTIEPPASVVLKVTYAEPGLRGDTATNVRKPVKVETGAEVKVPLFVNEGDYIKINTETGEYIERVKM
- a CDS encoding aminopeptidase P family protein, whose protein sequence is MRLKKLKRALQDRGALPYLVTDLVNVRYLTGFSGSYASLVIGSERSYFISDSRYEEYARSIMPKGVEFVLQKIDFLETLKSVLKTIGARELFLEEHSTPFSVYRNMKRNLKGVKLMPGGDEVNTVRMVKDEDELAILREAAKITDACVEHLKKIIRPGDGEWDIAVEIEHFYRKHGCRKTSFDCIIASGPGSSMPHYATSMTKKVRAGEVILIDMGCEFRGYNSDLTRTMFISNVDPALERIYRIVQQAQEAAVDAVRPGITTGKLDAAARDIIAEAGYGDRFGHSLGHGIGMEVHELPAIKLGDLKLKRNMAITIEPGIYVPGVGGVRIEDMVVVTAKGREVLTKSSKDIIVIG
- a CDS encoding DUF2273 domain-containing protein, encoding MDFFEQIADWIKKNPGKTIGAAFGFVIGILLLTIGWWKTLIVLLLAFIGFIIGKSRDENIPVVDMITSFFRRNRD